In Thermodesulfobacteriota bacterium, the following proteins share a genomic window:
- a CDS encoding CYTH domain-containing protein, translating into MGIEIERKFLVKDDSWRTSAVGKKYHQGYLNSHKERTVRVRTIDSKGYLTIKGIAKGAVRAEYEYEIPVDDAREMLDGLCEEPLIEKTRYKVEHHGFVWEVDVFHGENQGLIIAELELDSKEQKFEKPEWIGAEVTGDSNYFNSNLIHHPYSQW; encoded by the coding sequence ATGGGGATAGAAATTGAAAGAAAGTTTTTAGTGAAAGATGATTCCTGGCGGACATCTGCGGTTGGCAAAAAATACCATCAGGGATATTTGAACAGCCATAAAGAGCGGACAGTCCGTGTGCGCACCATAGACAGTAAAGGATATTTAACCATCAAAGGGATTGCCAAAGGAGCCGTCCGGGCGGAGTACGAATATGAAATACCGGTTGATGACGCACGAGAAATGCTGGACGGGCTGTGTGAAGAACCCCTAATTGAGAAAACCAGGTACAAGGTTGAACACCATGGATTTGTTTGGGAAGTGGATGTGTTCCATGGCGAAAATCAGGGTCTGATTATTGCCGAGCTGGAACTGGATTCCAAGGAGCAGAAGTTTGAAAAGCCCGAATGGATTGGTGCTGAGGTGACGGGAGATTCAAATTATTTCAATTCAAACCTGATACATCATCCATACAGTCAATGGTGA